TTTTGGTTGAAAATTTTGACTTTGAGCAAGTCATAGAACTGACCGAACAGAGAACTCAGAACGGGCAGCGCCCTTGCATTCTCCAGAACGCAGAACTCAGCAATTATAAAAGGATACAAACCCCCCAACTTGTGGTAGAATAATTAACCCCACAATCGTCGTCCTGATGATCCATTTAGCCTACTATGAGTATCTTGTAACAAAGCTGGTATATCCAACTCTTGGGGACACCGGGGGAGACAGTCACCGCATTCTGTACAACGGCTAGCTTTCATTCCACCGAACCAGTGACCAGCATTTTCAAACATTCTGTAGCGATATTGCCCAAAATCATCCATGTCATATGCAACTGCAAGATTGCGTAGTCGCAACACTTCTGGAATGTTGATATTTTCTGGGCACGGTAAGCACGCATAGCACTGGCTGCATTTGTCTGTTCCTAAAACAGTTTTTTGATGATTTTCCAAACGTTGAAAGACGGTTATTTCCTCTGGGGTAAGCTTGTGATCACAATCTGCAACCCGCAAGGGTTCTGTTAATTCATCTGGGTTTGCGGGTCCGACGCTAAGAGTCGTGATTCGAGAATCATTTAGTAAAAACCGATAGTTTAACTCTAAGGGTGAAAGAGGATCACATAAATCTTTCAAAGTTTGGGGTGGCGTATACAGGCGTCCTCCCTTATCAGCAGGAGAAATAATAAACACACCCATATCTTTCTCAAATGCTTTCTGAATTGCCTCTGCGTTGCGTTGAAAGAAATAGTAATAATGCAGATTGACAAATTCAAATAAATCTGTATCTATTGCAGCCAAGATAATCTCTAAAGGCGCGTGGGTAGAAAAACCAACGTGTCGTACCCGACCATCAGCAATAGCTTCCTGCACCGCCTGCATACAGCCACCCTTGGCTTTTACCCAGTCAAGATGTTCCCATGTGTTTAAACCGTGAATCCCTAGGCAATCTAGATAATCCAACTTTAATCGTTCCAGAGATTCATCGATATACCGACGCATAGTGTCAGCATCCGCTGTTGGTGGAATTTTAGTGGTGATGTGAACTTGGCAACGCTTAACTGGTAACCCAACGGAAATTGCTTCACCAAGATACTGCTCACTCTTTCCGTATCCTCTAGCAGTTTCTAAATGATTAATCCCCAACACTATAGCTTTGTGGATGGTTTGCCATGCATTTTCCTCTGAAGCTAAGTAGCGCATTGTCCCCAAGGAAAAAACAGACAAGCGTAGATTCGTTTTTCCAAAACGTCGGTATTTCATTTTTAACAGAGTTCGGAGTTAAGAGTTTAAGCAAGTCACTCATAACTCATTGTTTATATCTCATTTATGTTTCGCCATTACCAAAGCGCTTAATCAAATCTTCAGGTCGCAGATTAGAAATAAATTCCCGAAAGGCTTGCTGTTCGGCTTCATCTGCATCCCGATCTACAGGGATAGAAGCATCCGCAATAACTTCTTCCATGACCCAAATAGGAGTATTTGTACGGAGGGCGATCGCGATCGCATCACTAGGACGCGCGTCTATTTCTTTCTTGACTTCGCCTTGCTTCACAATTAAAGCTGCATAAAATGTATCTTTTTGTAACGAATGAATGATGATCCGTTCCAAAACTATGTTCCATGCATCCAACATATTCACCATCAGGTCATGGGTTAGGGGTCTTGGAGGTTTTTGATTCTCCAGTGCGCCCATAATTGCCCTCGCTTGTTCTTGACCAATGTAAATTGGTAATGCACGGCGGTCTGAAGCATCTTTCAACAGTACAATCGGGCTACGGGTTATGGCATCTAATGCTATGCCAGCAACTTTCATTTCAAGCATTGGCTAAGCCTCTAAAATCCTTTGGGCGCTAAAGTTATGTGTAACAAATAGTACTTGTGTTGTCATGATTTTGGGGTTAAGATAAACATAAGTCTTCATTCTCTATAATTGCTTCTATTAAACTCCTAAATGGATGTGAACACCAGAGTAAGTCAAACAAGCCTAATTCGACAATAATCTACTTTCCTAGATGTGCGCAGTCATAAATATAAATTTTTTGAACTTTTGACATAAGATTTAGTCTGAAATTATACTGAAAGAAAATCAATATTTGTGAGAATTACTGGCTGCTTTTGGGCAAAAATAAGCAATAAAATAGAGTTAGTTTTGCAAAAAAGCCGTGTTTACAGGAATAATCCAAGCATTAGGAACAGTAAAACCTCTGGATGGGGATTCGTGGCAAATCACTTGTGTGACTCAGCCATCTAATGTCATTATGCAAGATTTAGCGACGGGTGACAGCGTTGCTGTAGATGGCATCTGCCTAACGGTAGAAAAAATTTTAAAAGATGGATTTATTGCTACGGCTTCACCAGAAACCTTGCGCCGTACAACACTAGGACAAGAAGAAACACAACAGAGGTACGTTAACTTAGAAGCATCCCTAAAAGTGGGGGGTAAAGTCGGCGGTCATTTCGTTATGGGACACGTGGACGGTATTGGTCAACTTGTGTCAGCACAAGCGACACAAACCTCTTGGGAATTGATTTTTACCGCTCCAGGTGCGATCGCCCGCTATATAGTTTCTAAAGGAAGTATTGCTATAAATGGCATCAGCCTAACAGTAGCCGATTATCAGCCTGAACTATCACAGTTTAAAGTAGCAGTGATTCCCGTCACTTACAAAGAAACTAATCTCCAACACATCAGTCCGGGTAGTTGGGTGAATTTAGAGGGAGATATTCTTGGCAAATACGTCGAAAAATTCCTTTGTTTTGGCAATCCGGATCTGGAAGAAGCTACACAGACAATTCCAAATGACATCACAGCTGGATTCTTAGTTGAACACGGGTATTTGTAAGTAAAAACAAACAAGGAGAAAAAGGAGCGAGGGACAAAGCAAGAAAAAAGTTAATGCTTAATGACTCTCTTGCTTGACTCCTTCACTCCTTGACTCCCACACTCTTCTAGTACACGGGCGCGCAAATAAAGCACTCATTCAAAATCAACGAAAAGCTTATGATCTAAGATTTTTGAATTTTGCGAAAAGTTTGCGCGTCCGGTGAGACAGCGCGAATGACGGCTCTCCCGACAGAGGCGACTGCGTAAGCGCAAGCGCACGCGGCTTGGGCGTAAGCGCAAGCGCACGCGGCTTGGGCGTAAGCGCAAGCGCACGAATCGAGCGTTCGCGCAGCGTCTCCGTAGGAGATACGCGTAAGCGTGTCCCTTTGGGACTTACAAAGTAGCGTCTGTGCAGGAGATACCCGAAGGGGTTTCCCGGCGCAAAACTTTTCAAGACGAATTTTGAATTCCGCGTTCGCGCAGCGTGTCCCCTTGGGACGAGCGCGGTACTAGCTACCTGGTTCTTGAGGAGTCTGAGATGTATGTAACGATTGCATTAATTGACCAAGAGCGTACTCTAATCGAGCGCCTGGATCAGTCGCAACCCATCCTTCAGGTGTGAGCTGGCGCACCTCAAAGTGCAAGTGGGGACCTGTGGACAAACCAGTGCTACCAACTTGTCCAATAACGGTTCCCTTTTGCACCCATTGACCTGGCTGAACAAAGATTTCTGACATATGACCGTAAAGAGTTTGTTGGGCGTTGCTGTGGTTAAGTATCACTGTCATACCGTAGCCGCCCAACCAATCAGCACTCTCTACTTTACCAGGGTAGGCTGCCAAAACAGGTGTTCCCATCGCTGCGCCGATGTCTGTACCAGAGTGGAAACTGCGATCGCCTGTAATGGGATGAGTTCGCCAACCAAACAAAGAAGTAATTGCAGAGGGGATAGAAAGGGGATACATCAATCCCGGACCACTTGCGAGTTTACCACCATAGACTTCACCGTAGTTTACTTGCGGCAATACTGCTGCTAGTGGAATGTCGTATGTGACATTACTGGGGCGAGGAGCAAGATTTTCTGCAGTCATTGGTGCGCTTAAGGTACCACCTAGTGGTGCGATCGGTACAGAACTCACTGTTGTCGGAGAGGAAAAGTCGGGGATAAACCGATTCGGGTGATATGTATCCTTACTCACACTTCTATAAGCTGTTTGAGAACTGCGATGCCTTACAGGAGTCACCGCACGAGAAACGCTCCTATGAGTGGGACGTTGCAGAGAGTTTTGTTCTTTTGTCTCAACATGCTTGACGGGCGGAACAGTTGCTAGTGTGGCAGGTTTACTTTTTCTAATCCAACTTGCTTTCTTTTGGGGTAATTCAGTATTAGACTGTTGTGTAACTACTACAGAATTCGGTGCCTGATACCTATTGGTAGCACCAACGTTGTATTCGCCTGGATCGATATAAGCGTTGTTGTAATCTTTTGGGGTGGAGTCATTACTAGAGGAGGCGGTGGGTTGCAAAAGTTCCCTCCAGTGTGCAAGGCGGCGTCGAACAGGTGAGTTGTTCTCTTGGGAAACCTGTTGTTGAGGTTGTTCCTTGCTCAGACTTATGTTGAATTGTGGAATATCTACAGATGGTCTTCTCTGTAACCTTGCTCTCCAGTTTGTCACACTTTCGGTACGTACAGAAACTTCCGCACGAGGTTTGAATTTTCTGATAGCAACCCCTGTTGGTGAATCTTGTGCACGACGTTTGTAATTCCGCAGAGCGACAGCAGGACTTGGTCTTTTTGCCTGAGAGAGTCTTTGTCTGAGTCTAACTCGGCGTTGAGAAAATTCGTCGGATTGTGATTTCGTCCCTTCTACTGCGGGACTACTATCTTTGTGTTCAAAAGTTTCTCTTTTGACTCTATTCGCCGATGATGCTGGTTGAGAGTTTTCAGTAGTGGGAACAATATTATCGATTGCGGATTCAGTTTGAGCAAAGACCAAACCACCATTACTCAGCAGCCCTATGCTGCCAAGCCAAGCGAGACTTTGTGCTGGGAGCGTAGACGCAAAGCGTCTTGTTGACAGACATTGCTGCCACAATTGATGCAAACGGTTCTCAGCAGAGTTATTGCGCTGCGTCATTGTTTTTTTGATGTTTTGTGTATTGTAGAGCATGAACTACCTATACTCGCATTCGGTGTGAGTATAGGTTTCGAGTCTCATTCGCTGTTGCTGTGTTGGGTATACTCATGAGTGAGTATTCGGAACCAAATCTGATCTAATTACGGTTAGTACATTGAATGAAACAAGAATCCCATCGCCCTTTTAGGCGTGGGAATGTCAAAGCTTCGGCTCCGCTCAGCTTTGACCCTGAGCGGAGCCGAAGGGTCAATTGGTTAATCAGATGAATGACAGTAACCCAAACTGATTGTACCGGGCTGAAGGTAAATTTCTGATATTTTTACTGATTTGTGTTCCGATGTTTCCATACGAACCCGAAGCTCCCCAGTATTTGCCACGCCAATGATAGTACCTACAGTGTTGTTAACATAGACTTTCTCACCTATGTTCATCAGCAACTCTAGATAACGATATATTAGTATATTGATTCCTTCTTGCAACAAGCACTGTATACCAGATTCGATTCCAATTAAAACTGTAGAAATAAGCGTTTCCAAACACGAGACGAATTTGGTCTGCTGATTTGCTTGCCACATTTGGAGATTAATTCCGGTTTCTGGTACAGGGTTTGCCCAATTTAACCCTACACCAATCACTGCTTGAGTGATGACACCCTTGTGTATTTTGGTTTCCGTCAAAATACCGCCAAGCTTTCGGCTGACTAAGATTAAATCATTAGGCCATTTAATACCAACAGGAACGTCGCAGTTTCGCAATTGTTGAGCAATTCCCCAAGCAGTAGCCAGGGTGAGTTGGTAGCTGTTGGTAGCATATAGTTTGGGGAGGCAAAAAGCAGTCGTATTTTCTGCTGCTTTATTACCGTTTGCAATAGCCACTGAAAGATATAATCCCCCAGCTGATGATATCCATTGACGACCCCATTGTCCTCTTCCTGCTGTTTGCTCAGTCGCAATCACAACACATCCTGGTTCAGCGCCTTGGGCGAGTAAGTCCCAAAGGATTTGGTTAGTTGAAGAAACAGTTTCAAAAAGATGTAGCGAAAATTGTAAATAAGGACTGTTGCGCCCTACTTGTAGAGCAGTTTCCAACTTTTGTTGATCCAATGCCATAGCAGTTTACCTAAATTTTCTAGTGCTAGGATAAATTGACTGCTATTGATGTTTGTTTTTAGGTTTGGTTAAAGATGCACGCTTGGCACTGGCGCACATGGGAAGGGTTACCCTATCTAACCTGTAGTCTATTGGAACCCTGGCATCATGGCTTTTTTACTCAGCAGTTTTCACCTAGTTATCCGTCAGAACTCACAAAGGTGCTGCATCCAGAAGCATCAGCTTATCGCTTAAAACAGGTACATGGCAATACTGTCCTGACTCCAAAAGAAATTGTCGCTCTTTTAGCTGAAGGTGGTGACAAGGTCGATGGAGAAGGTGATGATGCCCTTGTATCAGGAGATGGGTTAATATCCAATCAGCCTCTGCAAGCAGTATGGGTGGCTACGGCTGACTGCACGCCTGTACTAATTGCTGATGAGAAAACAGGACAAGTTGCAGCTGTTCATGCGGGTTGGCGTGGCACTGCGCTCAAGATAGTACCGCAAGCGATCGCCCGAATGCAAGCACAAGGTAGCAAACTTCAAGATTTGCGAATAGCGATGGGACCAGCGATCGCAGGTGAAGTTTATCAAGTCTCAGAACAAGTTGCAGCTGAAGTTGGAGCAACAATTATACCACATAACGACGAAAAAACAATTGTAGCTGCATTGTACAAGCTACCAAATTCACCTTTACTCAGCGATCCAAATCCAGAACGGGTACGGTTGGATGTGCGGCGGGTGAATACTTTACAACTTGAACAGTTGGGGATTAGTCCGGAACAGATGGCGATCGCCCCTTATTGTACTTATCAAACTCCAGAGTATTTCTTTTCTTACCGCCGAGAAAAGCAGAAAAAAGTGCAGTGGTCGGGTATTGTTAGCAATTACCTGTGAGTGTCTGGAACTCACCAATTGTTATCAGTGAGACGCCCATCTCATCTGTAACAGCGCATCAAAAATCTAGAGGACTGCGTACCCCTCGTCCAGCACAGCCCACAATTTAAAAAAAGCTCTCTCTCAACTCAAAGTGACCTTAGATTGAAAATGGCTAGAAGGAAAAAAACTCAAATCCTGGACAAAGAGTTTGAAACGCAAAAAGAACTAAAAGAATATGTTCAAAAAATTTTATACGCATACGAGCTAAACGAACTCTTGTCTCCTGAACACTTCCAATTTATCAGGTCGCTTCTCAATAATCATCCCGATTCCTACGAGAAAATTGGTGATGGTATAGAAAGCATCTGGATACAAGAAAATGTAGTCAATCGTGGAAAGTCGAGAGGTTTCTGGTTTCAACGTATAGATCGTTCAATCGATAACTTCAGTTACAAAGTATGTATTGAAAGTCCTCCATCAGTGACAAGTCATTTTCTCATGGCATGTAGAGAGGCTGCAGATAGTTATGTCAATGCTTATCGAGAAAAAACTTTTCAGGGGGTAGAAATATTGCAATGTCACACTACTGGTGACTCAATCACCTTAAAAGAATCATATGTCGCGCATTCACCTTTACACTTTAAAGAACTGGCAGAAGCATTCAGAAAAAACGAGGATTTAGTCTTATCGGAACAATTGTTCCAAGTTCATCGTGATGGTGATTTCGCTATGAGTTTTGCTGATGAAGCTCTTCGACAAAAGTGGATCAAATACCACTCTGAAAACGCTACCCTTGAGATTAGAAGCAAGAGCGTACTTGGAGTCAAAGTGTGAAACAGATGTGGCATAATCGCGCTGAGTTCACAACCATGTTATGTTTGGGGCGATCAATTTTGAATCAAAGCTACGTACCTCAGTTCACAGAGCGATATTGCTTAGGGTTATAATTTGAGGCAAGCGAATCCCAATTGGAACAATGACTACAGTAGCTATTTTGCCAATCTCTAATCCAAACGGTGAAAAGTCTTATCGCGCTATTGCGGGTAACAAGCAATCGGTTGGCAAAACTGCGGGGCAAGCCCTAGATGGGTTGACGGCTCAGTTAGGTGAAACTGAGTTCAGTGCGCTGCTCGTTATTCAAAGTTTTCGTCCCGATCCGTTCTTCAGTACAGATCAACAAAAACGGTTATCAGAGTTGATGAGTCTATGGCGGACAGCACGAGATCAAGGACAAGCGTTGCCGCCAGAGCAACAAGCAGAGCTAGATACTCTCGTTGATACTGAACTGAGAGCTGCAACAGCCCGGACAGCCGCATTAATGCAGCAATTGAGTCAATGAATTCTTATTACACAGTGGTTGCAGAACGAGCGAATCATCGTTGTGAATACTGTCATGCACCTGAACTCATATTCAACTTTCCGTTTGAAGTCGAACACATTATCCCGCTTTCTAGACAAGGTGCAGATGATGAGTCCAATTTAGCCCTTGCATGTCGCTCATGTAATCTCCGTAAAGGAACTCCCATCAGTGGCATTCAACCTAATTCAAATACTCAAGCTCGTTTCTTTCATCCAAGACAAAACCGATGGGATGAGCATTTCCAAGCCATTGTGGAGTTTGGTACGGTTATGGGCATCACTTCTATTGGAATAGTCACTGTGGAGTATTTGCAGATAAATAGCTCTTCTCAAGTAGCAGCACGACAATTATGGATTCGTTTAGGTTTATTTCCGTAAATGCGTGTTTCAGTCTAACACTGCGCTCCACCGGATTGCTAGTTTCAGCGTTGGCGTTAAACGTAGCTGCGCCTCCGGCAATCGCCCCTTATTGTACTTATCAAACTCCAGAGTATTTCTTTTCTTACCGCCGAGAAAAGCAGAAAAAAGTGCAGTGGTCTGGTATTGTTAGCGTTACTTCTGCTTAAATATCTACAATACTTGTTTCGCCACAATATCTATCAAATCATTATAAGATGATGTTTTAACAAAGTAGGAGCAAGCGCCTAAGCTAGCGGCTTGAACCAGATCATCTGGATCGTCGGAGATACTCATAACCAGAACTGGTAAATGTCTCAGCTTGGAATGCTGCTTAACCCATTCAAGTAAGTCAAAACCAGACATGTAGGGCAGCCTGATATTTGTCATTATCATCACTGGTAGTGGATAACACTCTCTGTCAGCGTAAGACTCTTTACCCGACAAGTAATTTACAGCTTCTTGCCCATTTTCAACGACTTGAAAAGATAGTGGTAAATTAGCGAATTCAAATGAGGCTAAGATCAGAAATCTTGTATCCGGCTCATCTTCGACTAATAAAATGGTTTTATATGCTTCACCCATTAGCAAAATACAACGTAAATACAATACTCTTCTATCTGCAGAGTAATTAATTGTGTTTATCCCTAACCTCCTCTGTGAGAATGAGTTAATGTTAAGTATTTATGTGCTAAAAAATACATTGTAGCGCTCGTCACACAAAAACTTAATAATCATATCCATCAATAGGTGGTTAAATATTCGTTGACATTAACTAAATATTATTAATAGTTGAGAAAACATCCACGTCATATCAATTCCTCTGTTGTTTGCTTCCATTTTCACAGGGGAATTTTTTTTTATCTATATTTTCTTTGTGATAAACAAGATAAAAATTGCAAGCACGTCTATCTAATACTATTTCATAAAATGCCTAATAACTCTTTGGGCCAAATTTAAACGGTATTACGTCTCTACTCAAGCACTCATAACTGATGAATCTTTCCAATATACTGTAACTCAGATCTTGCACCATAACTTTCGTCCGCCAAGAAATAAATTTCTTGGCTCAAAGTTCAAGTCCGTTAAAACGGACTGGATAAGTTTTTGAGGAGGCACTGCGTTGGGGAGGACAGTGCCGTGGGCGGGTTTCCCGACAGTCGCGCACCTGTCCGTTGAGCCAGTACTTGATGAGGGTTTCCCGACAGAGGTATCTGGTGAGACAGCGCTCTTTGGAGGGTCTCCCGACAGAGGCGACTGCGTAAGCGCAAAGCGCACGCGGCTTGGGCGTAAGCGCAAGCGCACGAATCGAGCGTTCGCGCAGCGTCTCCTACGGAGATACGCGTAAGCGTGTCCCTTTGGGACTTACAAAGTAGCGTCTGTGCAGGAGATACCCGATAGCCCTCCGGGTTCGCCAGTCGCCTGGCTGTCGGGAGACCCTCCCGCAGCGCTGGACTCACCGTAAGGCGTGGCCGTTCCCACTAGGGCGTTCGGGTTTCCCGACTTGTTCGCATGATTGCTTCTCCCAAGGGGAGACGCATGTGCCGTTCCGTTTTAACGGACTTGGGTTATTAGCCTTGAACTTGAGTTCAAGGCATACTATCGGTGAGGTGCAAGATCTCAGGTAAGTTATTTCAACGAAAGACCCACTGCTATAATGCGAAAGCGTTATAGCAGTGGGTGAAAACGAAATAGTTAAGATAATGTTCTTGAGTGTTAATGGATAAGCAGTTTACTACGCTTAGTTGTCAAAACAACCGCACTGAGTGACAAAATTGCAAGTACACTTGCTCCTTCAGGTACGGTAGCAACTCGAACAACTTTAGCATCAACCTGTACTATTCCACCCAAGCCACCAGCTAAGCTAGGGTTGCGAAGTATACCAGCAAATTCTGGAGAAAACAGCAATTTAACATTACTTAGGGTTAAGTCTTTGCCATCAAAAGCCAATTTTTCTGGAGTGCTCAAATCAAACAAAACTGTATTTAGAGACACTGTATCTTTTAGAAAAAGACCGCTGGTATTGTTGGTGGCACGTGTCGGGTCGTAACCAACTGAAAAGTTACCAACAGTAACTTGGTTATTGAAGGTAACAGTACCAGTGTGTTCGATTGTACCTAAAAGTGGAGTCAAACCATTCGCGTCGCTGAACGTGAAGTTTGTGGCTGGGGTAATGTTGAAGCCAACCAAAAAATTACTATTAATTGGTTGCACTGTATTATCCGTGCCTGTCAAGTTTAGCCCGATACTGCTGAGATAACTCAGGTCATGATAGACGCTAGTGACTCCAGACTGCACCTGATAAGTTGCAGCCTCTGCCCGTACGGGTGCAATTGATACAAAAGCGGCTATTGTGCCCGCAAGAATTGCTGGAACCTGGGAAAAACGCATAGAGACTCCTCTGCTAACTGTATAAGGTGGAACAGCGTATATTCACTTATAATTTATGTAACACAAAACAGAAAAAAAAACAGTAATTTATATTATTCTCTGGTTATTTTTATTACTCTTTTTCTTTTTTTTGTTGAACTGCTGTTTGTTCTGTCTACTTTTTCAGCTTTTCCTACTTTTCCTGAACTTTAGAAATAAAAAACCGCTTGACCAGCTAGCTTAGGGTTAATGCATTCAGAGTTCGTGGTGGATGATGTGGCTTCGTTAACTCATGAGCAAAACAAAGCGATACGGACAACAAGTCAGCAAGCGGGCTTATCGCAGCTCGTTGTTTAGAGTTAGTGATTGAGGCAGAGACTTATGAGTACACTACCATGTATTCAGAGTTTACAGAGACAATAACTTTAATAATTCTGCCGCTATTTGGGTTAAGGGTTGTTTGCTGTTGGTACATTAGAAAAACAGACTTCAGAAGATGCCCATATGAGCCAGACTACGACTAACCAGGTACGCTGGACAACTGCTGATTTAGAGCTGTTCCCAGATAACGGCAAGCGCTATGAAATTGTAGACGGAGAGTTATTTGTGACACATGCACCACATTGGGAACATCAACAAGCTGCTGACAATATTTGTACAGAGTTGAAACTGTGGTCTCGCCAATCTGGTTTGGGAAAAGCTGTCACGGCAGCTGGTATTATTTTTACTGATGCTGATAACGTCATTCCTGATGTGGTGTGGATTAGCAATGAACGGCTAGCATTGGTGATAGATGATGCAGGACACCTCACTGCAGCACCAGAGTTAGTGGTTGAGGTACTTTCTCCTGGCGACAACAACGAACGACGCGATAAACAAGTGAAGCTGAAGCTTTACGCTACTCAAGGCGTCCAAGAATACTGGATTGTTGATTGGCAGTTGCAGCAAATTCAGGTTTATCGACGGCAGCAAGCTACACTGGTGCTGGTAGCAACGTTAGTTATCAATGACGAATTAAGTTCACCACTCTTACCAAGGTTCACTTGTCCTATTGCCCGAATATTTAGTTAAACAAAAGCATTAATCATCAATTAACGCTTCCCTTAACACTTCACGGTGAATCAGCGCTCTATCGACTAAATACTGAATTTTTTCTGCTGACAATGGATCGCCATTGGCGTAATGTTCCATCCATGTTGTGCTAATGAAATTAGGATCATCTGGCAAATTAGCCAAATCCCAACCAGGCATATCCACATCTTCCATCAATCGATTTACCTTGGGATCGTAACTCAACGCAAAGCAGCGACAACCTTCACTTGCTGCCATAATCAAACTATGCAGGCGCATTCCAATTGCCATTTCCACACCGCGAAACACTCCTTTTAAAAGTTCCGGTTCTTCCAAGCACAAAATTTTGCTAACATCTTTAAGTTGCGGTTGAATCGCTTGGGCGATCTCTAAATCTTCACTCTTTTGAAATGGCAACAATAATATAAAGGTTTGTGTGGCTTTTTGAAAATCAACCAGTGCGCGAGTTAGGTTAGCAAGGCGTGTTTGGGTTAACTGGGGGTGATTTCGCAAAGTCACCGCCACTCTGGGGGCGGGTAAATCCCAAAGTCCAGGAACTGGTTTGCTTTGTAGCGCCCAAACTGGATCAGGAGCTAAGATAAAAGGAATTTGCCAATCAGTGAGTAATGCAGCAGAAGCGCGATCGCGCACACTCACTTTTGTACAACCACCAAAATTTTGCTGTGCTAACCAACGCGTGACAGAACGCCTCAAAGGACCAATTCCTTGTCCCCAAGCAATGGTTTTTAAGCCCATTTTTTGAGCTAATGTCATGATTAGCCCATAATAAAATGGACTCACGGCACTGGTTGTATCTTGAATTAAGCTACCACCACCCCAAATAAAGGCATCACAGGAGCGCAAAGCTTGTAGTACGGTGAAAGGTGCCATGCGATCGCACGCTTCCACACCATAGCGACTGTTAGTTTCTTCTGGATTGCCAGAGAGAACCACAGGTGTGACTGATGGTGGTAGCATCT
This portion of the Brasilonema sennae CENA114 genome encodes:
- a CDS encoding M23 family metallopeptidase; the protein is MTQRNNSAENRLHQLWQQCLSTRRFASTLPAQSLAWLGSIGLLSNGGLVFAQTESAIDNIVPTTENSQPASSANRVKRETFEHKDSSPAVEGTKSQSDEFSQRRVRLRQRLSQAKRPSPAVALRNYKRRAQDSPTGVAIRKFKPRAEVSVRTESVTNWRARLQRRPSVDIPQFNISLSKEQPQQQVSQENNSPVRRRLAHWRELLQPTASSSNDSTPKDYNNAYIDPGEYNVGATNRYQAPNSVVVTQQSNTELPQKKASWIRKSKPATLATVPPVKHVETKEQNSLQRPTHRSVSRAVTPVRHRSSQTAYRSVSKDTYHPNRFIPDFSSPTTVSSVPIAPLGGTLSAPMTAENLAPRPSNVTYDIPLAAVLPQVNYGEVYGGKLASGPGLMYPLSIPSAITSLFGWRTHPITGDRSFHSGTDIGAAMGTPVLAAYPGKVESADWLGGYGMTVILNHSNAQQTLYGHMSEIFVQPGQWVQKGTVIGQVGSTGLSTGPHLHFEVRQLTPEGWVATDPGARLEYALGQLMQSLHTSQTPQEPGS
- a CDS encoding HNH endonuclease — encoded protein: MNSYYTVVAERANHRCEYCHAPELIFNFPFEVEHIIPLSRQGADDESNLALACRSCNLRKGTPISGIQPNSNTQARFFHPRQNRWDEHFQAIVEFGTVMGITSIGIVTVEYLQINSSSQVAARQLWIRLGLFP
- a CDS encoding riboflavin synthase, with translation MFTGIIQALGTVKPLDGDSWQITCVTQPSNVIMQDLATGDSVAVDGICLTVEKILKDGFIATASPETLRRTTLGQEETQQRYVNLEASLKVGGKVGGHFVMGHVDGIGQLVSAQATQTSWELIFTAPGAIARYIVSKGSIAINGISLTVADYQPELSQFKVAVIPVTYKETNLQHISPGSWVNLEGDILGKYVEKFLCFGNPDLEEATQTIPNDITAGFLVEHGYL
- a CDS encoding bifunctional nuclease family protein — its product is MLEMKVAGIALDAITRSPIVLLKDASDRRALPIYIGQEQARAIMGALENQKPPRPLTHDLMVNMLDAWNIVLERIIIHSLQKDTFYAALIVKQGEVKKEIDARPSDAIAIALRTNTPIWVMEEVIADASIPVDRDADEAEQQAFREFISNLRPEDLIKRFGNGET
- a CDS encoding biotin--[acetyl-CoA-carboxylase] ligase → MALDQQKLETALQVGRNSPYLQFSLHLFETVSSTNQILWDLLAQGAEPGCVVIATEQTAGRGQWGRQWISSAGGLYLSVAIANGNKAAENTTAFCLPKLYATNSYQLTLATAWGIAQQLRNCDVPVGIKWPNDLILVSRKLGGILTETKIHKGVITQAVIGVGLNWANPVPETGINLQMWQANQQTKFVSCLETLISTVLIGIESGIQCLLQEGINILIYRYLELLMNIGEKVYVNNTVGTIIGVANTGELRVRMETSEHKSVKISEIYLQPGTISLGYCHSSD
- the pgeF gene encoding peptidoglycan editing factor PgeF, translated to MHAWHWRTWEGLPYLTCSLLEPWHHGFFTQQFSPSYPSELTKVLHPEASAYRLKQVHGNTVLTPKEIVALLAEGGDKVDGEGDDALVSGDGLISNQPLQAVWVATADCTPVLIADEKTGQVAAVHAGWRGTALKIVPQAIARMQAQGSKLQDLRIAMGPAIAGEVYQVSEQVAAEVGATIIPHNDEKTIVAALYKLPNSPLLSDPNPERVRLDVRRVNTLQLEQLGISPEQMAIAPYCTYQTPEYFFSYRREKQKKVQWSGIVSNYL
- a CDS encoding response regulator, with the protein product MGEAYKTILLVEDEPDTRFLILASFEFANLPLSFQVVENGQEAVNYLSGKESYADRECYPLPVMIMTNIRLPYMSGFDLLEWVKQHSKLRHLPVLVMSISDDPDDLVQAASLGACSYFVKTSSYNDLIDIVAKQVL
- a CDS encoding aldo/keto reductase, yielding MKYRRFGKTNLRLSVFSLGTMRYLASEENAWQTIHKAIVLGINHLETARGYGKSEQYLGEAISVGLPVKRCQVHITTKIPPTADADTMRRYIDESLERLKLDYLDCLGIHGLNTWEHLDWVKAKGGCMQAVQEAIADGRVRHVGFSTHAPLEIILAAIDTDLFEFVNLHYYYFFQRNAEAIQKAFEKDMGVFIISPADKGGRLYTPPQTLKDLCDPLSPLELNYRFLLNDSRITTLSVGPANPDELTEPLRVADCDHKLTPEEITVFQRLENHQKTVLGTDKCSQCYACLPCPENINIPEVLRLRNLAVAYDMDDFGQYRYRMFENAGHWFGGMKASRCTECGDCLPRCPQELDIPALLQDTHSRLNGSSGRRLWG
- a CDS encoding DCL family protein, with product MARRKKTQILDKEFETQKELKEYVQKILYAYELNELLSPEHFQFIRSLLNNHPDSYEKIGDGIESIWIQENVVNRGKSRGFWFQRIDRSIDNFSYKVCIESPPSVTSHFLMACREAADSYVNAYREKTFQGVEILQCHTTGDSITLKESYVAHSPLHFKELAEAFRKNEDLVLSEQLFQVHRDGDFAMSFADEALRQKWIKYHSENATLEIRSKSVLGVKV